Proteins encoded together in one Prunus dulcis chromosome 3, ALMONDv2, whole genome shotgun sequence window:
- the LOC117621804 gene encoding putative pectinesterase 63, which produces MAGRTTCMVMPAAGFIIITILLAASTTAADDSTPIPADGSQVGSWFDNNVKPLAERKGELDAALVTAEDGPKLIKVMKDGSGNFKTLTDAINSIPERNTKRVVVYIGGGVYNEKINIPENKPFVTLYGSPKNMPTLMFDGTAEKYGTVYSGTLIVESDYFRAANIIVTNSAPEPDGIRSGAQAVALQISGDKAAFYNCKFIGFQDTLYDYKGLHFFKDCYIEGTVDFIFGKGKSLYLNTEIHVLERNITVITAQQKDALEDNGFSFVHCKITGTTYVRGTYLGRAWGSSPTVVFAYTDMANVVHPERWNDFGHPERSNNMFYGEFQNSGPGSNISGQARYTKKLSDAEAKSFLSLGYIQGSKWLLPHLNTRSRHI; this is translated from the exons ATGGCTGGAAGAACGACATGCATGGTCATGCCTGCAGCTGGGTTTATAATTATAACAATTCTCCTCGCTGCTAGTACCACCGCTGCCGATGATTCGACACCGATACCTGCTGATGGTTCCCAAGTTGGCAGCTGGTTCGATAACAACGTCAAGCCGTTAGCAGAACGCAAGGGCGAGCTTGATGCCGCCCTTGTGACGGCTGAGGATGGTCCAAAACTTATCAAGGTCATGAAAGATGGAAGTGGAAACTTCAAAACCCTCACGGACGCCATTAATAGCATCCCTGAGAGGAACACCAAGCGTGTGGTTGTGTACATCGGAGGTGGAGTGTACAACGAGAAAATCAATATCCCAGAAAATAAACCATTTGTGACGTTGTATGGATCGCCAAAAAATATGCCAACTTTGATGTTTGATGGTACGGCTGAGAAGTATGGGACTGTCTACAGTGGTACATTGATTGTGGAATCTGACTATTTTAGGGCTGCTAACATTATTGTTACG AATTCGGCGCCAGAGCCTGATGGGATAAGGTCTGGTGCGCAGGCTGTTGCATTGCAGATCTCTGGGGACAAGGCAGCCTTCTACAATTGCAAGTTTATTGGATTTCAGGACACTCTTTATGATTACAAGGGCTTGCATTTTTTCAAGGACTGCTACATTGAAGGCACTGTAGATTTCATCTTCGGAAAAGGAAAATCTCTCTACTTG AACACTGAGATACATGTCCTGGAGCGGAATATTACGGTGATAACGGCACAACAAAAGGATGCTTTAGAGGATAATGGATTTTCATTTGTGCATTGCAAAATAACTGGCACTACATATGTGAGGGGTACATACTTGGGTAGGGCTTGGGGGAGCAGCCCCACTGTGGTGTTTGCCTACACCGACATGGCCAACGTCGTCCATCCTGAACGATGGAATGACTTTGGCCACCCTGAACGTTCCAA CAATATGTTCTATGGAGAGTTTCAGAATTCAGGTCCAGGGTCAAACATAAGTGGGCAAGCACGCTACACTAAAAAGCTAAGTGATGCAGAAGCCAAATCTTTCCTCAGCCTTGGCTATATTCAGGGGTCCAAATGGCTTCTTCCTCATCTAAATACAAGATCCAGACATATATAG